One Canis lupus dingo isolate Sandy chromosome 29, ASM325472v2, whole genome shotgun sequence genomic region harbors:
- the SGK3 gene encoding serine/threonine-protein kinase Sgk3 isoform X2, whose product MALKIPAKRIFGDNFDPDFIKQRRAGLNEFIQNLVRYPELYNHPDVRAFLQMDSPKHQSDPSEDEDERSTQKLHSTSQNINLGPSGNPHAKPTDFDFLKVIGKGSFGKVLLAKRKLDGKFYAVKVLQKKVVLNRKEQKHIMAERNVLLKNVKHPFLVGLHYSFQTTEKLYFVLDFVNGGELFFHLQRERSFPEHRARFYAAEIASALGYLHSIKIVYRDLKPENILLDSVGHVVLTDFGLCKEGIAISDTTTTFCGTPEYLAPEVIRKQPYDNTVDWWCLGAVLYEMLYGLPPFYCRDVAEMYDNILHKPLSLRPGVSLTAWSILEELLEKNRQNRLGAKEDFLEIQNHPFFESLSWTDLVQKRIPPPFNPNVAGPDDIRNFDAAFTEETVPYSVCVSSDYSIVNASVLEADDAFVGFSYAPPSEDLFL is encoded by the exons tccAGACGTCAGAGCATTTCTTCAAATGGACAGTCCAAAACATCAGTCAGATCCATCTGAAGATGAGGATGAAAGAAGTACTCAGAAG CTACACTCTACCTCACAGAACATCAACCTGGGACCATCTGGAAATCCTCA TGCTAAACCAACAGACTTTGATTTCCTGAAAGTTATTGGAAAAGGCAGCTTTGGCAAG GTTCTTCTTGCAAAACGGAAACTGGATGGAAAATTTTATGCTGTCAAAGTGTTACAGAAAAAAGTAGTTCTGAACAGAAAAGAG CAAAAACATATTATGGCTGAACGTAATGtgcttttgaaaaatgtgaaACATCCATTTTTGGTTGGATTACATTATTCTTTCCAAACAACTGAAAAGCTTTATTTTGTTCTGGATTTTGTTAATGGAGGGGAG CTGTTTTTCCACTTACAGAGAGAACGATCCTTTCCCGAACACAGAGCTAGGTTTTATGCTGCTGAAATTGCCAGTGCATTGGGTTACTTGCACTCCATCAAAATAGTGTACag AGACTTGAAACCAGAAAATATTCTTTTGGATTCAGTA GGACATGTTGTCTTAACAGATTTTGGGCTTTGTAAAGAAGGAATTGCTATTTCTGACACAACAACAACATTTTGTGGGACACCAGAG TACCTTGCTCCTGAAGTAATCAGAAAACAGCCCTATGACAATACTGTAGATTGGTGGTGCCTTGGTGCTGTTCTCTATGAAATGCTGTATGGATTG CCTCCCTTTTATTGCCGAGATGTTGCTGAAATGTATGACAATATTCTTCACAAGCCTCTGAGTTTGAGGCCAGGAGTGAGCCTCACAGCCTGGTCCATTCTGGAAGAACTCCTAGAAAAGAATAGGCAAAATCGACTTGGTGCCAAAGAAGACTTT CTTGAAATTCAGAATCATCCTTTTTTTGAATCACTCAGCTGGACTGATCTTGTACAAAAGAGGATTCCACCACCATTTAATCCTAATGTG GCAGGACCAGATGATATCAGGAACTTTGATGCAGCGTTTACAGAAGAAACAGTTCcgtattctgtgtgtgtgtcttctgaCTATTCTATAGTGAATGCCAGTGTACTGGAGGCAGATGATGCATTCGTTGGCTTCTCTTACGCACCTCCTTcagaagatttatttttgtga